The Streptococcus parasanguinis genomic sequence CAGCATGAAAGAGTTGATGAAAAAACGGCAAGAAACGTTTCGAACTCAATGTGTAAAATATAGCCGCTATGTTCTCAATGATCATTTCGTCCTCTTTATGCTGATTTTCATAGGATTTCTGGCGGTTCAATACAGCCAATTCTTACAAGATCTCCCCAAAGATACAAGCCTGATCCGCTGGAGTCTCATGATTGGTTTGCTCCTCTTGGTTCCGATAGGCTCTATTGCGACCTACTTAGAGAAGCCCGATGCTTTATTCCTTTTGGTAAAGGAAGAGGAAGTGAAACGTTATATCAAAGGGCAGGCCAAGAAGTCTTTTGTGTTTTGGTTTTTGATTCAAAGTTTTGTCCTTCTATTATTTGTGCCTCTTCTTCTGGCAACAGGGCTGGATAAACTTGCTATTGTAGCTTATATCCTTGTCTTAGGGGTGGCTAAAAGGGCTGTTTTTAGCTGGAAGGAAGCGCGTTTCTACCAAGATGGAAATTTGAATTGGACCTTGGCCATTGCTCGTGAGAATGCAAGGAAACAATTGATTCTTCGCTTCTTTGCCTTGTTTACAACGGTGAAAGGTATTACCAACAGTGTCAAAAGAAGAGCGTACTTGGATGGTTTCTTAGGGCTTCTTCCTAAAACACATGGCAATACGTGGCTTCACTTATATATGCGCTCCTTCCTACGGAATGGAGATCTTTTCTCTATGACTCTCCGACTCTTGGCTCTTTCCATTCTCGCTATCATCTTTATTCCTCAACCTCTCGTAGTGATTGCCCTTGTAGCCTTGCTCAATTACTTGGTTATTTTTCAATTACTGGGACTTTACAGTGCTTTTGATTACCAACCCTTGACCCTCCTTTTCCCGATGAAAAAGGGCAGTAAAAAGGCAGGGTTGAACAAAACGATTCAGCTGGTCATGGGGATGATAACGGTGATAGAAGGGGGAATTGGCCTGGTCTTTATTTCAGATAAAGTCCTGTTGTTAGGCTTACTGGCTTATACAGTTGCTTTAATCCTACTCTATCTTCCATTTAAGATGGCGCGCTTGGTTGACGAAAGTCGTTAAAATTAGTAAAATAGATTGGAAACTTTTTACGGAGGAAAAGATGGACTCGAATGAAAAAGAGCTAAGCCTCACCCCAATTCCTGGGAAGAGTGGGAAGGCCTACATGGGGACCTACCCAGATGGTGGGCGCGTTTTTGTAAAAATGAATACGACCCCAATCCTTGCGGGTCTAGCAAAAGAACAGATTGCTCCTCAATTATTATGGAGTCGACGATTGCCAGATGGAAATGTGATGAGTGCCCAAGAATGGTTGAATGGGGAAATTCTCACGCCAAATGGGATGTCAAAAAAACAAGTGGTCAATATTTTAACGAGATTGCACCGTTCTAGACCTTTGATGACCCAATTGAAAAAACTTGGCTATCCTGTAGAATCTCCATTAGAATTGCTCAATTCTTGGAGCAACCGGTTGCCAATTGCCCTACGTCAGAACCACTATATCCAATCAGTCGTAAAGAATTTACGTAAGACAGTGCCTGCCTTTCGGGAGGATTATGCGACGATCGTCCACGGGGATGTCCGTCATAGTAACTGGATTGAGACAGAGAGCGGCTTGATTTATCTAGTCGATTGGGACTCTGTTCGTTTGACAGACCGGATGTTGGATGTGGCGCATATCTTGAGTCACTATATCCCAGATTCTAATTGGCGCGATTGGTTAGGCTATTATGGCTACAAGTACAATCAAAAAGTATTTGATAAACTCTATTGGTTTGGTCAATACTCTTTCTTGTGCCAAATTGCTAAATACTATGAAAATAATGATTTAGAAAATGTCAATCGCGAGATCTATGCTCTGCGCAATTTCCGGTTGAAATATGGAAAGGAAATATGAGAGTTAGAAATCGCAAGGGAGCGACTGAATTATTAGAAGCGAATCCGCAATATGTGGTCCTAAATCCAGAAGATGCCAAGGGAAAGTGGCATGAAATTTTTGGGAATGACCATCCTATTCATATCGAAGTGGGTAGCGGAAAAGGGGCCTTTATTACTGGGATGGCCAGGGCCAATCCAGAGATCAACTACATCGGAATTGATATTCAAAAATCGGTCTTGAGTTATGCTTTAGATAAGGTCTTAGAAGCTGATGTTCCTAACATTAAATTGCTTTGGGTAGATGGAGATAGCTTGACCAACTATTTTGAAGATGGAGAAATCGATCGACTCTATCTGAATTTTTCAGATCCTTGGCCTAAGAAACGTCATGAGAAGCGTCGCTTGACTTACAAGACTTTCTTGGATACCTTCAAGCAAATTCTTCCAGAACATGGGGAGATTCACTTTAAAACAGACAACCGAGGTTTGTTTGAATACAGTTTGGTGAGCTTTTCACAGTATGGTATGACTTTGAAGGGAGTCTGGCTAGACCTTCATGCTAGTGATTTTGAGGGCAATATCATGACGGAATATGAGAAAAAGTTCTCAAGTAAAGGACAGGTCATTTACCGTGTAGAAGCACAGTTTTAGCATATTCCTTGCAATCATTGGGGAATCGTGTTATAATACA encodes the following:
- the ccrZ gene encoding cell cycle regulator CcrZ, whose translation is MDSNEKELSLTPIPGKSGKAYMGTYPDGGRVFVKMNTTPILAGLAKEQIAPQLLWSRRLPDGNVMSAQEWLNGEILTPNGMSKKQVVNILTRLHRSRPLMTQLKKLGYPVESPLELLNSWSNRLPIALRQNHYIQSVVKNLRKTVPAFREDYATIVHGDVRHSNWIETESGLIYLVDWDSVRLTDRMLDVAHILSHYIPDSNWRDWLGYYGYKYNQKVFDKLYWFGQYSFLCQIAKYYENNDLENVNREIYALRNFRLKYGKEI
- the trmB gene encoding tRNA (guanosine(46)-N7)-methyltransferase TrmB produces the protein MRVRNRKGATELLEANPQYVVLNPEDAKGKWHEIFGNDHPIHIEVGSGKGAFITGMARANPEINYIGIDIQKSVLSYALDKVLEADVPNIKLLWVDGDSLTNYFEDGEIDRLYLNFSDPWPKKRHEKRRLTYKTFLDTFKQILPEHGEIHFKTDNRGLFEYSLVSFSQYGMTLKGVWLDLHASDFEGNIMTEYEKKFSSKGQVIYRVEAQF
- a CDS encoding ABC transporter permease, whose translation is MKELMKKRQETFRTQCVKYSRYVLNDHFVLFMLIFIGFLAVQYSQFLQDLPKDTSLIRWSLMIGLLLLVPIGSIATYLEKPDALFLLVKEEEVKRYIKGQAKKSFVFWFLIQSFVLLLFVPLLLATGLDKLAIVAYILVLGVAKRAVFSWKEARFYQDGNLNWTLAIARENARKQLILRFFALFTTVKGITNSVKRRAYLDGFLGLLPKTHGNTWLHLYMRSFLRNGDLFSMTLRLLALSILAIIFIPQPLVVIALVALLNYLVIFQLLGLYSAFDYQPLTLLFPMKKGSKKAGLNKTIQLVMGMITVIEGGIGLVFISDKVLLLGLLAYTVALILLYLPFKMARLVDESR